A window of the Gossypium arboreum isolate Shixiya-1 chromosome 2, ASM2569848v2, whole genome shotgun sequence genome harbors these coding sequences:
- the LOC108466522 gene encoding E3 ubiquitin-protein ligase RHA2B-like, with amino-acid sequence MAALTEFFSHLYTMTVVFFTLLLLEVAILIRSLTGSLSDSEKRLITTTQYLKFIEEKNPTIIYSTRSSSRVDLSSNECTVCLSELEEGEKVRKLKCKHTFHKDCLDRWLQQYWATCPLCRTKVLPDEVVANYHRLQNQVEYDGSDEEMIFLLSALHDNSLHRLF; translated from the coding sequence atggCTGCTCTCACTGAATTCTTCTCCCACCTCTACACCATGACCGTCGTCTTCTTCACCCTCTTACTCCTCGAAGTTGCTATCCTCATCAGGTCCCTCACCGGCAGCCTTTCCGATTCCGAGAAACGCCTCATCACAACTACCCAGTACCTGAAATTCATTGAAGAAAAGAACCCAACAATCATATACTCCACAAGATCATCATCCAGGGTGGATCTGTCATCGAACGAGTGCACCGTGTGTTTATCTGAGCTAGAAGAAGGTGAGAAAGTGAGGAAACTGAAATGTAAACACACTTTCCACAAGGATTGCCTCGATAGATGGCTCCAACAGTATTGGGCAACTTGCCCACTTTGTAGGACCAAAGTGTTGCCAGATGAGGTTGTGGCTAATTATCACAGGCTCCAAAATCAGGTAGAGTATGATGGAAGTGATGAAGAGATGATTTTCTTATTATCTGCACTACATGATAATAGCTTACACAGATTGTTCTGA